One Microcaecilia unicolor chromosome 4, aMicUni1.1, whole genome shotgun sequence genomic region harbors:
- the LACC1 gene encoding laccase domain-containing protein 1 isoform X3 translates to MGKPEPDWYDGIVTDQKGVTIAAPGADCIPLLFCDPVRKVCGAAHSGWKGTLQGVAMATVNAMIAEFGCSVKDVLAVLGPSVGPCCFTLPKEDAEKFHAIHPNCVRLFDSPSPYVDIRKATRILLERGGILPQNIQDDSVTDRSQNITLCTSCHPDKFFSHVRDGSNFGTQIGFISIQD, encoded by the exons ATGGGGAAGCCAGAACCTGACTGGTATGATGGAATAGTGACCGATCAGAAAGGCGTCACCATTGCCGCTCCTGGTGCAGACTGCATCCCGTTGCTTTTCTGTGATCCCGTTAGAAAAGTGTGCGGTGCTGCTCATTCAG GATGGAAGGGCACCTTGCAGGGCGTGGCAATGGCCACGGTAAATGCAATGATAGCAGAATTCGGCTGCAGCGTGAAGGATGTACTGGCTGTGTTGGGCCCTTCAGTCGGGCCCTGCTGCTTTACCCTTCCCAAGGAAGATGCAGAGAAATTTCATGCTATTCACCCAAACTGTGTTCGATTGTTTGACTCCCCAAGCCCGTATGTTGATATCAGGAAGGCAACACG CATTCTTTTGGAACGTGGAGGAATTCTACCTCAGAATATCCAGGATGATTCTGTGACTGACAGGAGCCAGAATATTACTCTCTGCACATCGTGTCATCCAGATAAATTCTTCTCCCATGTCCGTGATGGCAGCAACTTTGGCACTCAGATTGGCTTCATATCCATCCAGGACTGA